Proteins from one Gallus gallus isolate bGalGal1 chromosome 15, bGalGal1.mat.broiler.GRCg7b, whole genome shotgun sequence genomic window:
- the BRI3BP gene encoding BRI3-binding protein precursor, which produces MAAGRLPAVLLLLALLLGGTAGPGAWAARSRGAEKQNSFRRAASGLYQGVSGLFGEDNVRALQKFFSRLTERFVNGVDVLMDTFWRIWTDLLDVLGIDASNLTHYFSPAAIANNPTRAILLIGAILLAYWFLSLFLGFFFYLLHMIFGRFFWIARVALFTLSCIYILQKYEGDPEHAVLPLCFVVAVYFMTGPVGFYWRRNSSSSLEEKMDHLDSQIRLLNIRLSRVIENLDRGSDQ; this is translated from the exons ATGGCGGCGGGTCGGCTGCCggcggtgctgctgctcctcgcCCTGCTGCTGGGCGGCACGGCGGGGCCCGGCGCTTGGGCAGCGCGGAGCCGCGGCGCCGAGAAGCAGAACAGCTTCCGCCGAGCCGCCAGCGGCCTCTACCAGGGCGTCAGCGGCCTGTTCGGGGAGGACAACGTGCGGGCCCTGCAGAAG tttttctcaaGGTTGACAGAGAGGTTTGTGAATGGGGTGGATGTATTAATGGACACATTCTGGAGAATATGGACTGATTTGTTAGATGTTCTTGGAATTGATG cctcCAACTTGACTCATTATTTCAGCCCAGCAGCAATTGCCAACAACCCAACCCGCGCTATTCTGCTGATCGGCGCCATCTTACTCGCCTATTGGTTTTTGTCTCTCTTCCTCGGATTCTTCTTCTATCTCCTGCACATGATCTTTGGTCGTTTTTTCTGGATTGCGAGGGTCGCCCTCTTCACGCTCTCGTGCATATACATCCTGCAGAAGTACGAGGGTGACCCGGAGCACGCggtcctgcccctctgcttcgTGGTGGCTGTCTACTTCATGACGGGGCCGGTGGGATTTTActggagaagaaacagcagcagcagcctggaggagaAGATGGACCACCTCGACAGTCAGATCAGACTGCTGAACATACGTCTCTCCAGGGTGATTGAGAACCTGGACAGAGGCAGTGACCAATGA